Proteins encoded within one genomic window of Gemmatimonadota bacterium:
- a CDS encoding PadR family transcriptional regulator yields MTTARTDLLQGTLELLILKTLQIGEPMHGWGVAVRIQQLSEDVLQLNQGSLYPALHRLDHKGWIRSQWGVSENNRRAKFYRLSALGRRQLADEQEHWDLFTGAVQRILTAD; encoded by the coding sequence GTGACAACTGCACGCACCGATCTACTTCAGGGCACGCTCGAGCTCCTCATTCTCAAGACACTACAGATCGGGGAACCGATGCATGGATGGGGCGTGGCTGTGCGCATCCAGCAGCTCTCCGAAGATGTCTTGCAGCTCAATCAGGGCTCCCTGTATCCCGCGCTCCATCGACTGGATCACAAGGGATGGATTCGCTCCCAGTGGGGCGTCTCCGAGAACAACCGCCGCGCGAAGTTCTATCGGCTCTCGGCGCTTGGACGGAGACAGCTCGCGGACGAGCAAGAGCACTGGGACCTCTTCACCGGTGCCGTGCAGCGGATCCTGACGGCGGAC
- a CDS encoding Zn-dependent hydrolase, whose translation MQKQTRSLFLLLATTAFVSCGGEPIEDPENAEEHVRMHALLDQYATVRLEADVSHLSANDQEVVRLLIQAVQPMDDVFWYQAYGDRRAAEELSRGDPATLEYLRVNFGPWDRLHGDESFIEGVGAKPAGANFYPRDMTPEEFDAAAEDNPELQSLYTLVRRNDSGELVAVPYHEQFAEQHEAAAAKLREAAELASDPGLANYLRLRADALETDDYRVSDMAWMDMKDNPIDVIIGPIETYEDQLYGYKAGHEGYVLIKDLEWSGRLSRFAALLPSLQRGLPVDARYKAETPGTDSDLNAYDVVYYAGDANAGSKTIAINLPNDERVQLEKGTRRLQLKNAMQAKFDQIMVPLAEQLIPEDQRAHVTFDAFFGNTMFHEVAHGLGIKNTLNGRGTVRTALRQHASAMEEGKADVVGLYMVTQLFERGELTEGSIEDHYVTFLAGIFRSVRFGASSAHGQANMVRFNYFQEEGAFARDEASGTYRVDFDAMRAAVDGLSELILTLQGNGDYEGVEALMTEKGVVPPELQGDLDRLDALGIPRDIVFEQGIGVLFGR comes from the coding sequence ATGCAGAAGCAAACTCGATCTCTGTTCCTCCTCCTCGCTACCACTGCCTTCGTGTCATGCGGCGGCGAGCCGATCGAGGACCCTGAGAACGCGGAGGAGCACGTGCGGATGCACGCCCTTCTCGACCAGTACGCGACCGTCCGCCTCGAGGCCGACGTCTCGCACCTCTCCGCCAACGACCAGGAGGTCGTCCGCCTCCTGATCCAGGCCGTGCAGCCCATGGACGACGTCTTCTGGTATCAGGCGTACGGTGATCGGAGAGCGGCGGAAGAGCTGTCGCGCGGTGACCCGGCGACGCTCGAGTATCTGCGGGTCAACTTCGGGCCGTGGGATCGACTGCACGGGGATGAGTCGTTCATCGAGGGCGTCGGCGCCAAGCCCGCCGGAGCCAACTTCTATCCACGAGACATGACGCCGGAGGAGTTCGACGCCGCGGCCGAGGACAACCCGGAGCTACAGAGCCTCTACACGCTCGTCCGTCGAAACGACTCGGGTGAACTCGTCGCTGTGCCGTACCACGAGCAGTTCGCGGAACAGCATGAGGCTGCGGCCGCGAAGCTCAGGGAGGCGGCCGAGCTCGCGAGTGATCCAGGGCTCGCCAACTATCTGCGCCTGCGCGCCGACGCGCTCGAGACCGATGACTATCGGGTGAGCGACATGGCGTGGATGGACATGAAAGACAACCCGATCGACGTGATCATCGGACCGATCGAGACGTACGAAGATCAGCTTTACGGATACAAAGCCGGACACGAGGGCTACGTGCTGATCAAGGACCTGGAGTGGAGTGGGAGGCTGTCCCGTTTCGCGGCACTGCTGCCGAGCCTGCAGCGCGGTCTGCCGGTCGACGCGCGCTACAAGGCCGAAACGCCCGGCACGGACTCTGACCTGAACGCGTACGACGTCGTCTACTACGCGGGAGACGCCAACGCCGGGTCGAAGACGATCGCGATCAACCTGCCCAACGACGAGCGAGTGCAGTTGGAGAAGGGCACGCGACGCCTTCAGCTCAAGAACGCGATGCAGGCCAAGTTCGATCAGATTATGGTCCCGCTCGCCGAACAGCTGATCCCCGAAGACCAGCGTGCTCACGTGACCTTCGATGCGTTCTTCGGCAACACCATGTTCCACGAGGTCGCGCACGGGCTCGGTATCAAGAACACCCTGAACGGCCGTGGCACCGTGCGGACCGCTCTGCGGCAGCACGCGTCGGCGATGGAGGAAGGGAAGGCGGACGTCGTCGGACTCTATATGGTCACGCAGCTCTTCGAGCGTGGCGAGCTGACCGAGGGCTCGATCGAGGACCACTACGTGACGTTCCTCGCCGGAATCTTCCGCTCCGTGCGCTTCGGCGCATCGAGCGCGCACGGACAGGCCAACATGGTCCGTTTCAACTATTTCCAGGAGGAGGGCGCGTTTGCGCGGGACGAAGCGTCCGGAACCTACCGCGTCGACTTCGACGCGATGCGCGCCGCGGTCGATGGCCTGAGCGAGCTGATCCTGACGCTGCAGGGAAACGGCGACTACGAGGGTGTGGAGGCGTTGATGACCGAAAAGGGGGTCGTCCCGCCGGAGCTCCAGGGCGACCTGGACCGGCTCGACGCGCTAGGGATCCCGCGTGATATCGTGTTCGAGCAAGGAATCGGAGTACTGTTCGGCCGCTAG
- a CDS encoding peptidylprolyl isomerase: protein MALGVLVWTLLASPAAGQAVGGVVVVRMETASGDITAEIFVGAAPVTANNFLDYVDDGVYDAGTFYRSVRMDNQPNDSVRIEVIQAGVDRSMRERMRPAIPLERTAATGLSHVDGALSMARGGPDTARASFFICINDQPSLDFGGHRNLDGQGFAVFGQVIEGMDVVRDIQMGAIEGQQLVERVVIERIRRVEG, encoded by the coding sequence ATGGCGCTCGGCGTTCTGGTGTGGACGCTCCTCGCCTCGCCCGCCGCCGGCCAGGCAGTCGGAGGCGTGGTGGTCGTCCGCATGGAGACCGCCAGCGGCGACATCACCGCGGAGATATTTGTGGGTGCGGCCCCCGTTACGGCGAACAACTTTCTCGACTACGTGGATGACGGTGTCTACGACGCTGGCACGTTCTACCGCAGCGTGCGCATGGACAATCAGCCGAACGACTCGGTGAGGATCGAAGTCATCCAGGCCGGAGTGGATCGTTCAATGCGCGAACGGATGCGTCCCGCGATTCCGCTCGAACGGACCGCGGCCACGGGGCTCTCGCACGTGGATGGCGCGCTCTCGATGGCCCGAGGTGGGCCGGACACGGCCCGCGCGTCGTTCTTCATCTGCATCAACGACCAGCCCTCGCTCGACTTCGGCGGCCACCGCAACCTCGATGGTCAGGGGTTCGCCGTGTTCGGCCAGGTCATCGAGGGCATGGACGTCGTGCGTGACATCCAGATGGGTGCAATCGAAGGCCAGCAGTTGGTGGAGAGGGTCGTGATCGAGCGGATTCGGCGCGTCGAGGGTTAG